One genomic segment of Amycolatopsis sp. WQ 127309 includes these proteins:
- a CDS encoding iron ABC transporter permease: protein MRTDPGGIALTRRPPHTGRAIGFLAALAVLVLLCLLSVWLGSKEISFGAVWQVLWHNDGSADAVIIHSVRLPRTLLAVLVGAGLGLAGCVMQALTRNPLADPGLLGVSAGAAFAIVFSITVLGVSSAYGYIWFAFAGALAATTVVYFLGTRGRAGSSPVKLALAGAAVTALLASFTSAMVLSDPVALNRYRFWSAGSLAGVDSSALLQVLPFLVIGVVLAIASGPALNSLALGDDVAIALGRKLGPLRLRGALAITLLTGAAVAVAGPIVFLGLIVPHAVRFVIGPDHRWLLPYTAVLAPCLLLAADILGRILARPSEIRAGVIVAFLGAPFFIYLVRRRKLVES, encoded by the coding sequence GTGCGAACAGACCCCGGAGGTATCGCTCTCACGCGACGCCCGCCACACACGGGCCGCGCGATCGGATTCCTCGCCGCCCTCGCGGTCCTCGTTCTGCTGTGCCTGCTGAGCGTCTGGCTGGGTTCCAAGGAGATCTCGTTCGGCGCCGTCTGGCAGGTGCTGTGGCACAACGACGGCTCCGCCGACGCCGTGATCATCCACAGTGTCCGGCTGCCGCGGACGCTCCTCGCGGTGCTGGTGGGCGCCGGTCTCGGGCTCGCCGGCTGCGTGATGCAGGCGCTGACCCGCAACCCGCTGGCCGACCCGGGCCTGCTCGGCGTCAGCGCCGGGGCCGCGTTCGCCATCGTGTTCTCGATCACCGTGCTCGGCGTCAGCTCGGCCTACGGTTACATCTGGTTCGCCTTCGCCGGTGCGCTGGCCGCGACGACCGTCGTCTACTTCCTCGGCACCCGCGGCCGCGCCGGGTCGAGCCCGGTCAAGCTCGCGCTCGCCGGGGCCGCCGTCACGGCGTTGCTCGCCTCGTTCACCAGCGCGATGGTGCTGTCGGACCCGGTGGCGCTCAACCGCTACCGCTTCTGGTCGGCGGGCTCGCTCGCCGGCGTCGACAGCAGCGCGCTGCTGCAGGTCCTGCCGTTCCTCGTGATCGGCGTGGTGCTGGCGATCGCGAGCGGCCCGGCGCTGAACAGCCTCGCCCTCGGGGACGACGTCGCGATCGCGCTGGGCCGCAAGCTCGGCCCGCTGCGGCTGCGCGGCGCACTGGCGATCACCCTGCTGACCGGCGCGGCCGTCGCCGTCGCCGGGCCGATCGTGTTCCTCGGCCTGATCGTCCCGCACGCGGTGCGGTTCGTCATCGGCCCGGACCACCGCTGGCTGCTGCCCTACACCGCGGTGCTCGCGCCGTGCCTGCTGCTGGCCGCCGACATCCTCGGCCGGATCCTGGCGCGGCCCAGCGAGATCCGGGCCGGCGTGATCGTCGCGTTCCTCGGCGCGCCGTTCTTCATCTACCTGGTTCGCCGGCGCAAGCTCGTGGAGTCCTGA